The following DNA comes from Halorhabdus tiamatea SARL4B.
CGAGCCGCCACTCCGCAGCACGGCTCCCCAGGGCGACTACACCATCGAACAGGTCGGCACTGGAATCGCCATCGCCGCCGTCGGCCTGCTGGCGACGTTCGGCCTCGCGCTGCTTCTCGCCTGAGTCGGCCGTCGCGTCAGTCCAACTCGTCTTCGAGAACTGACCGCAGGTCGGCGATCGCCGCCGCGTCGTAGCTGACTGATTCTTCACTGACGCTGAGGTCGAGCGTCCCCGAGTCGTCGGCTTCCCCGATCTCGACGACCGGAGCGACGCCGTCGAAGGCGGCTTCGACAGCAGCGGGATCGGTCGTCTCGATGACCGCCCGGCCCGGCTGTTCGTGACAGAGCGCGCCGACCGGGTCGGCCGCGTCGATCGTCACATCCGCGCCGGCGTTGTCGTGGATCATCTCCGCGAGCGTGACCGCAAGTCCGCCGTGACTGACGTCGTGGACGGCGAGGGTGTCCTCGTGATCGGCCACGTCGGCGAGCGTCTCGATGAACGTTGCTGGATCGTCGGGCAACTCGGGGAATCGGTCGCTGCCACCCTCGGCCAGTAGTTCGGACCCACCGAGACGGACCTCGGCGTCGCCGCCGAGCGCCAGGTCGCCGACGAGGACGAGCGTTCCCTCGCCCGAGAGCGACATCGGCGGGGCGGAAAAGCCGGGCTTGGTGCCGACCATCGTCAGCGTCGGCGTCGGGGGGATCGGTCCCGTCGAGGAGTCGTTGTACAGCGAGACGTTCCCGCCGACGACCGGGACCGAGAGGTCCGAACACACGTCGGACAGGCCATCCACGATGCCCGCGAACTCGCCGTAGACCTCGGGCTTCTCGGGGTTGCCGGCGTTGAGACAGTCGACGGCCGCAAGCGGCGTCGCGCCCTTGGCGGCGATGTTGGTCGCGTTCTCCAGGCCGGCCGCGAACGCCCCCTCGTAGGGCGCAGCGTCCGTCCAGTTGGGATCAGCGCCCGCCGAAATCGCGAGGCCCGTGGCCGTCTCGCGGCTATCACCGCTCGACCGTTCCGCGGACCTCCGGTCCGCGCGCGCCTCCCGGAGCGCCAGCAGCGCGGCGTCGTCGCCCGGCCGCATCGCCGTCCGGACCTGGACCTCGTGATCGTACTGGCGGTAGACCCACCGCTTGCTCGCGGTGTTCGGACTCGCCAGGACGGTCTCGACAGCGTCTGCGAGGTCGACGCCGGGTCGATCCGTCTCGGGCTGTTCGGGCTCGACGACCGCCAGGTCCGCCAGCGGTGCACCCTCGCCGACGAACTCGGCGGGGACATCGACGGCGACCTCGCCATCGCGGGTGCACGTGTAGTTCGGGTCCTCGGTCACCTCGCCGATGACGGCGGCTTCCAGATCGTAGCGTTCGGCGAGTTCCTGGACGCGGGCGACGTGCTCGTCCGTCACCTCGTAGACGATCCGCTCCTGGGATTCCGAGAGCAGGATCTCAGTGGCGGTCATGTTGGGTTCGCGTTGCGGGACGTCGTCGAGGTCGATGTCCGCGCCGAACCCGCCCTTGGCGACGAGTTCGCTCGACGCGCCACCGAGTCCCGCCGCACCGAGGTCCCGGGCCGACTCGACCAGGTCTTCCTCGATGAGCGCCTCGTTGGTCTCGATGAGGAGTTTCTCGCGGTAGGGGTTGCCGACCTGGACCGCGCTGCGGTCCTCTGTCTCGGCGTCCTCGGCGATGTCCTCGCTGGCGAAGGAGGCCCCGCCGAGGCCGTCCCGTCCGGTCGAGGCTCCGACGAGGACGAGGTTGTTGCCCGCCGCCTGGGCCTCGGCAGTGATGAGGCGGTCGGCCGAGAGCATGCCCACGCAGGCCACGTTGACCAGTGGATTCTCCTCGTAGTCCTCGTGGAAGGTGGTGCTCCCGGCGACTGTGGGAACGCCGATGGAGTTGCCGTAATCGGAGATGCCCTCGACGACGCCATCGAGCAGGTACCGGGAGTGTTCGCGCTCGAAGTCGCCGAAGTAGAGGCTGTCGGTCAGCGCGATGGGGAACGCACCCATCGAGAGGATGTCACGGACGATGCCCCCGACGCCGGTGGCCGCGCCGTCGTAGGGATCGACGAAGGAGGGGTGGTTGTGGCTCTCGATCCCCATCGCGAGGTAGGTGTCCTCGTCTTCGGGCAGCGCCACGACGCCGGCGTCGTCGCCCGGCGGGACGACGACGTGCTCGCCGTCGCTCTCGAAGCGCCCCAGCAGCGGGCGCGAGGAGCGATACGAGCAGTGCTCGCTCCAGAGGTTCTCGAACAGCGCCGCCTCCGCCGCCGTGGGGTCGCGGTCGAGTTCCTCGACGACGACCGCCCGGTCCGAGTCGGAAAGGGCCATTACCGGCCTCTCGCCACCGCCAGCGTTTATCGCTTTCCATGCCGTCGCGAAGGGGGCGAGCCGTAGTGGGGCCCGAGACGCGCACCGCACAGTGCTTAAGCAGCCACCCCGAATCGATCATGGCATGGCTGTTGCAGGGATTCCGTTCGAGGCGACGCTCGTCTTCGGACTCATCGGCGTTGCACTGGTCCTGTTCGTCTCGGAGGTGATCCCGAACGACGTCACCGCGATCGGGGTCATCGTCGCGCTGGCTGCACTGGGTCCGACCATCGGCCTCACGCCGAGAGACGCGATCGCCGGCTTTGCCAACCCCGCGACGATCACTATCGTCGCGATGTACATGTTGAGTGCTGGCATCCAGAATACGGGGATTGTCCAGCGCCTTGGCGTCTCATTGGCGGGGTTCGTCCGGGGCGACGAGGGGCGGGCGTTGCTGGCGACCGTCGGCACGACCGGCCCGATCGCCGGCTTCGTCAACAACACGCCTGTCGTCGCCGTGTTCATCCCGATGATTACCGATCTGGCCGAGCAGAGCGACGTCTCGCCGTCGAAGCTGCTGTTGCCGCTGTCGTACGCGGCGATTCTCGGCGGGACGCTGACGCTCGTGGGGACGTCGACGAACATCCTCGCCAGCGACTTCACCCGCCAGCTCATCCCCGGCCGAAACGGCATCGGCATGTTCGAGTTCACGCCGCTTGGCGTGCTCATCCTCGTCGTCGGCCTCGCGTACCTGCTGACGATCGGCCGCCGACTCACGCCGGCTCGGATCCCGGTCGACGCCGACCTGGTCTCGGCGTTCGATCTCGAGGAGCACCTCTCGCAAGTTCGCGTCCCGGCGGGATCGTCGCTCCTCGACGAACGCGTCGCCGACGTCGACGCACGCGAGGACGTCCCGGTCGACGTCCTCCAGCTTCGCCGGAACGGCGAGGCCTACGCCGTCCCGGACACCGACCAGCGGATCGCCGCCGGCGACGTCCTCGTCGTCAACGGCCCACGTACCGACGTAACTCGGTTCCGCGACGCGTTCGACCTGCGTCGACTCGTTCGAGAGGACGTCTCCGACGGGACCTTCGATGACAGTCCGACCGGGAACACCCTCGCCACGGCGGTCGTCCCTGATGATTCAACGTACGTCGGGGAGACGCTCGCGGAGGCCCGACTCGAGGAGTTTCACCGGACGACCGTGCTCGCGGTCCGGCGCGGCCGGGAACTCATCCGGGGAGACCTCGACAGCGTTACCGTCAGTCCGGGTGACCTCCTGCTGGTCCGGCTGTCGCCGACCGCGATCGAATACTTCGCGGAGTCGGGTGATCTCGTCGTCACAGAAGAGAGTGCCTCCGGACGGATCGACGAAGTGGAGCCACAGGCAGCCGCACCGCTTTCGCCGAAGACGCCGCTCGCAGTCGCGATCATGGCCAGCGTGATCGGCGCGGCGGCGCTGAATCTCCTGCCGATCGTGATCGCTGCCCTCGGGGGCGTCTTCGCGATGATCGTCACCGGCTGTCTGTCGCCCTCGGACGCCTACGACGCCGTCTCCTGGAACATCGTCTTCCTGCTGGCGGGCGTGATCCCGCTTGGCTTCGCGATGGAAGCAACCGGCGGCGCGACAGTGCTCGCCGATGCGCTGGTCGCAACTGAGGCGTTCCTCCCGCTCGTTCTCGTCATGCTGCTGTTTTACCTCTTCACCGGGCTCCTGGCGAACGTCATCACCCCCGTTGCGACCATCGTGTTGATGATCCCGGTGGCCGTCGATGCGGCCGGACAGATGGGGGCCGACCCCTTTTCGTTCCTCCTGGCAGTGATGTTCGCCTCGGCGACGTCGTTCATGACACCGGTGGGCTACCAGACCAACCTGATGGTCTATGGCCCCGGGGGCTATCGGTTCTCGGACTTCCTGAAGGTCGGTGGGCCGTTACAGCTGCTGCTGGCGGTCGTGACGACGGTCGGCATCGCGACGATGTGGGGGCTCACCTGAGTGGATCGAGCTGGGGGAGATAGCCGACGTGGACGAAGACGTTATCCCCCAGCGCGAGCACGACGAAACGATGGGAGAGGTCCACGGTTCGAACGCCTACAACAGGACCGCCAACAATGACGGGAACGCCACCAGCGGGGCCGGCGGCGATGACGACACGGTCTACTACGCGATCAGCGACCTCCACATCGGCGGGGACGAGCAACTCGAACACGTCGAGTTTCTCGAGGAGTTGCTGGCCTTCCTTCGGCGGCTCGAAGCGACCGACGAAACGGCCGAACTCGTCATCAACGGCGACGCCTTCGGGCTCTGGGAGTTCACCACCCTGGAGGGGATCGAGAAGTTCGACGCCCTGGTCGAGCGATACCCGGCCCTGTTCGAGCAACTTCGGGCGACTGGAGAGAGCGTTCAGATCACACTCCTGCCCGGCAATCACGACCACGAACTCGCCGCCTACGACGCGTACGTCGAGCGCTTCGCCGAGTACAACGTGGCGCTCGTCCAAGAGCAGTCGCTCACCCGTCCCGTCGGCGACCGGGCGATCCACTTCGAACACGGCAACCAGCGCGACCCGAACAACCGCTTCGAAGATTTCGGCAATCCCCACGAGAAGCCGCTTGGCTATCACTACAACACGCTCGTGACGAGCCGGGCCGGCCAGGTCTCGGCTCGCGGCCGGCGCAACTGGCTGAAGGACATCCAGGCAGTCACCCCGACCGAGCGGGTTCCGGTCTGGTTTCTCTCGAAGTACTTCTACAACGAGATGCACCCGCTGCTCCGGTACGCGGCCGTTCCCTTTCTCCTGCTGTTCAACCTGAGTGCGATCGTCGCGATCGCTGTCGGGCTGGACCTGGTCGGCGTCTGGTCGCTCCCGACCGAGACTGTCGAAGGAGCCTTCGGCCGGTTTGGGTCTGCCGGCGCGTTCGCGTTCTCGCTGCTCGCGATCAACGTGGCGATCGTCGGCATTCTCGTGCTGGTCTGGATTCCGCTCCGGTTCATCCTCCAGGATTTCAAGCGGACGATCGACCGATTCGGGCTCGTCGAGACCGAGTTCACCGTCGATCCGAGCGAACCCTATCGGGCGGCAGCAACGGATGTCTTCGAGTCGGATCCGGAAACGGCCGTCTTTTGCTACGGACACACCCACCGGCCAGCCGTCGACGAGCACGACGGTCGGTTGATCGTCAATACGGGGACGTGGCTCAAGCGGTTTCACCGACGGCCAGTGATCGCCGGTCTGCTTCCGCCGGTGTTTCACCCCACCTTCCGGTTGAGTATCGTCCGGATCGCTGCCGAAGACGAGGGTGTAGCCGTCGAGTACGAGACGATGGACAAGCCAGACCCGGCCAAGACGGACCTGACGTTCACCGAGCGACTCCTGACGGTCGGTCGGGTGCCGGACCCGACGATTCCGGATCGAGTGGTCGCCACGGACACGCAAACGACCTCGACATCCCCCGACGAGTAGGTTCGAACGTCGAGGAAGCAAAGCGAGAGACGCTTCCAGCGGACACACGTCCGATCTCACGTCGAATAGCGGGCGTCAACTTGCAGTGTGTCAGATTCGCCCGGCGGTTTCGGGAAGATTTATATACGGCGACGCCATCCATCCGGTTGCAAATGTCCAATACGCACGAGGTTACGTCGGAATCCCCGGCGGATCGAGTTCTTCCAGGGCACACTCGATAGTACGTCCGAAATCACGGACGCACGAATTTTCGATACCACGCTTCGCGACGGGGAACAGACGCCGCGAACCTCGTTTTCTTACGAAGACAAACGGGAGATAGCGGCGGTGCTCGACGAGATGGGCACCCACGTCATCGAAGCGGGGTTTCCCGTCAACTCCGACGCGGAGTTCGAGGCGGTACGCGATATCGCCGAAAGTACCACGACGACCACCTGCGGGCTCGCCCGCGTGGTCGAGGAAGACATCGAAGCCGCCCTCGAGTCGGGCGTCGAACTGGTTCACGTGTTCGTCTCGACCAGCGACATCCAGCTGGCCGATTCGATGCACGCGAGTCGCGAGGACGCCAAACAGCGGGCCGTCGAGTCGGTCGAGCGCGTCGTGGAGGCCGGCGTCGACGTCATGTTCTCGCCGATGGACGCCACTCGCACCGACGAGGACTTCCTGATTGACGTCGTCGAGGCTGTCACCGAAGCGGGCACCGACTGGATCAACATCCCCGACACGACGGGGGTTGCTACGCCGGGTCGCTTCCAGGAGATGGTCGGCAACGTTGTCGCCCACACGGACGCGCGCGTGGACGTTCACACGCACGACGACTTCGGGCTGGCGACGGCCAACGCCCTCTCGGGGTACGAGGCCGGCGGCGCACAGGCCCAGGTCAGCGTCAACGGCATCGGCGAGCGCGCCGGCAACGCCGCCTACGAGGAGGTCGTCATGGCACTGGAGTCGCTGTACGACGTGGATACGGGCATCGACACGACCCGAATCACCGAACTCTCCCGCCTGATCGAAGAGAAAAGCGGCGTCGACACGCCGGGCAACAAGCCCGTCGTGGGCGAGAACGCCTTCTCCCACGAGTCGGGCATCCACGCCGCGGGCGTTATCGAGAACAGCGATACGTTCGAGCCGGGCGTGATGACCCCCGAGATGGTCGGTGCCGAGCGCGAACTCGTCCTCGGGAAACACACCGGCCAGCATTCGGTCCGGGAGCGACTCCTCGAGGCCGGGTACGACCCGACCGAGGAGGAGGTCCGGACGGTGACCCGCCGCGTCAAGGAGTACGGCGCGGAGAAGAACCGCATCACGATGGACGTCCTAGAGCGGTTCGCCCGCGACGTGGACGTCGACCGGGCGCGCGAGGAGGTCAGTGCCTGAGATGACGCCCACGTCGTTCGCCCCGACCGGGCAGCCGCCGCTTTACGACGTCGTTCTGGACGTTCGTGGACCGATCACACGGAACGTTTATAATGAACGACCACAATCGTCAGATACCGATGCGCTCGCTGTCACCCACCGGCGGTCGATCCGGCGACAGCGGCGCGGTCGACCTGCTTCTCGTCGGTATTGTAGGGGCGCTATAGCCCCGATAGTACCACACTCTCCTCGACGTTCGTATCGCACTTCCACCACCAGCGAGCAGACGCCAGCCATGACACACTACCAATCACACGCGCCGGAACGGCGGACAGCCGATCGGCGGCCGACAGCCATCACACGGAGGTATCGACCATGAGCGAACGCACCACGATCACGGACGCTGACGAAGCGACCGACGAAGACGAGTCTCACCGAACGGCGACCACGGGCGCTGAATCCGTCGTCATCGCCTTAGAGAAGGCCGGCGTCGAGAAGGCCTTCGGCGTCCAGGGCGGGGCGATCATGCCCGTCTACGACGCGCTGTACGATTCCTCTATCGAGCACTTCACGATGGCCCACGAACAGGGGGCGGCCCACGCGGCCGACGCCTACGGGATCGTCTCTGGCGAGCCAGGCGTGGCGTTCGCCACCTCCGGGCCGGGCGCGACGAACCTCGTGACGGGGATCGCCGACGCCTCGATGGACTCCGATCCACTGATCGCCCTGACGGGCCAGGTCGCGACGGACTTCGTCGGCAACGACGCCTTCCAGGAGACCGACACTGTCGGCATCACCCAGCCGGTCACCAAGAACAACTACTTCGCGGGCGACGTCGAGACCGTCGGCGACGACGTCGGCGAGGCCTTCGCACTCGCGGAGGCGGGTCGGCAAGGCCCGACGCTGGTCGACCTGCCGAAGGACACGACGAAAGCTGACCTCGACGTCCAGCCGGGCGAAGCCGAGACGCCCGACACCTACAACCCGCCGGAGAAAGCCGACGAGGTCGTCGTCGAGGCCGCCGCCGAGGCACTCCAGGCGGCCGAAAAGCCGGTCATCCTCTCGGGCGGCGGCGTCATCAAGGGTGAAGCCACCGACGAATTGCGCGCGTTCGCACGCACGTACGACATCCCAGTCATCACGACGATGCCCGGGCTGGGCACGTTCCCCGAGACCGACGACCTCTCGCTTGGCATGGCCGGGATGCACGGCACCGGGACGGCCAACATGGCGATCACCAACTGCGACGTGTTGCTCGGCGTCGGCACGCGCTTCGACGACCGGCTGACCGGCGGCGTCGAGACGTTCGCGCCGGACGCCGAGGTCATCCACGCCGAGATCGATCCGGCGGAGATCAACAAGAACATCGAGGCCGACTACCCGCTGCTCGGCGACGCCGAACGCGTCCTCGAGCAACTCGACGACGCGATGACGGCCGCGCCCGATGCCGAGACGTGGCGCGAGCAGTGTGACACCTGGAAGGCGGAGTACCCGCTGGACTACGAGATGCCCGAAGACGAGCCGCTGAAACCCCAGTACATCGTCGAGCGCTTCGATGAACTCGCCGACGACGACGCGATCATCACCACGGGCGTCGGCCAACACCAGATGTGGGCCGCGCAGTTCTGGACCTACACCGAACCCCGGACCTGGGTTTCCTCGAATGGCCTGGGGACGATGGGCTACGGCGTCCCGTCGGCGATCGGCGCGAAGACGGCGGCTCCCGATACGGAGGTCATTACCTTCGACGGCGACGGCTCTTTCCTGATGACGATGCAGGAACTGTCGGTCGCCGTCCGGGAGAATCTCGATATCACGTACGTGATCCTCAACAACGAGGCCATCGGGATGGTCCGCCAGTGGCAGGACGGGTTCTACGAGGGCCGACGCATGGCCAGTGAGTACCAGTGGGTGCCCGAGTTCGACATGCTCGCCGAGGCCTTCGGCGCTCGCGGGTTCCGACTCGAAGAGTACGACGAGGTCGACGACGTGATCGAGGCGGCACGGGCCTACGACGGGCCGGCCGTCATCGACGCCATCATCGACCCCGGCGAGGACGTCTACCCGATGGTTCCAAGCGGTGGGGACAACGGGCTGTTCGCACTGTCGAACGAGCAACTCAACAATCTCTAACAATGAGCAGTGGAGAACTCCCTGGGCCGGCCCCCGACGAGCGGATGCGACCCGAGGGGCGGCGCAACACGCAAGGTATTCGCATCGACCCGGAAGCCGAAGCGACCCACCAGCCCCGGATGGCCGTGCTGTCGGCCTTAGTCAAACACGAGCCCGGCGTCCTCGCGGAGGTCTCGGGCCTGTTCAGCCGCCGGCAGTTCAACATCGAGAGCCTCACCGTCGGGCCGACGACCGACGACGGCGTCGCCCGGATGACGATCGTCATCGAGGAGGCCGAGCCGGGCATCGAGCAGGCCAAAAAGCAACTCGAGAAACTCGTTCCGACGATCGCCGTCGAGGAACTACAGCCCGAGGCGATGCGGCGGGAACTCGCTCTCATCAAGGTGGCCGCCGAGAAGCCCGACGACGTCCAGTCGGTCGCGGAGATGTACGGCGGTCAGGCCGTCGACGCCTCGACTGACGCCGTGACCGTCGAGATCACGGGCAGCAAACAGAAGATCGACGCCGCCGTCGAGGCCTTCGAGCAGTTCCACGTCGAGGAGGTCGTCCGCACCGGCGCGGCCGCGCTCGAACGCGGTGCGGAGACGATGGACGCAAACGGATACGTGAGCGAGGAGTGACGTGCGGGCCACAGTAACACGATAGATTGAACACCGACCCATCCGGAAACGAAGACGACACACTACCGATGACTGACGAATTCGACACGACTGTCTACGACGACGACGACGCGGACGAATCGTATCTCGAAGACGCGACTGTAGCGGTCCTTGGCTTCGGCAGCCAGGGCCACGCCCACGCCCAGAATCTCGACGACAGCGGCGTCGACGTGGTCGTCGGCCTCCCCGAAGGCAACGAGGACCGCCCGGTCGCCGAAGACGCTGGCCTACCGGTCGAGACGCCCCCCGAGGCCGCCGCAGAGGGTGACATCGTCGTCATGCTCGTGCCCGACAACGTCCAGCCGGTCGTCTACGACGACATCGAAGACGCCCTGGAACCGGGCGACACGCTCCAGTTCGCCCACGGGTTCAACATCCACTACGGCCAGATCGAACCGCCGGAAGGCGTCGACGTGACGATGGTCGCCCCGAAGTCCCCGGGCCACCTGGTCCGGCGGACCTACCAGCGCGGCGAGGGGACGCCCGGCCTGGTCGCGGTCGAGCAGGACGAAAGCGGCGAAGCCAGGGAGGAGGCCCTGGCCTACGCGAAGGCCATCGGCTGTACGCGGGCGGGCGTCATCGAGACGACCTTCCGCGAGGAGACCGAGACCGACCTCTTCGGCGAGCAGGCCGTCCTGTGTGGCGGCGTCACCGAGATGATGAAAGTCGGCTACGAGACACTGGTCGACGCGGGCTACAGCCCCGAGATGGCTTACTTCGAGGTCCTCAACGAGCTGAAACTCATCGTCGATCTGGTCTACGAGGGCGGGCTGATGGAGATGTGGAACTCCGTCTCGGATACCGCCGAGTACGGCGGGCTCACCCGCGGGGAGTACGTCATCGACGAGTCGGCCCGCGAGGGGATGGAGCAGATTTTAGAGGAGGTCCAGAACGGCGAGTTCGCCAAGGAGTGGATCTCCGAGAACCAGACCAACCGCCCGAGCTACAAGCAGCTCCGGGAAGCCGAGGGGAACCACGAGATCGAAGACGTCGGCGAACGGCTGCGGGA
Coding sequences within:
- a CDS encoding DUF7550 family protein encodes the protein MSDDHDTEDRPEYDPTDPAPPSREPPLRSTAPQGDYTIEQVGTGIAIAAVGLLATFGLALLLA
- the purL gene encoding phosphoribosylformylglycinamidine synthase subunit PurL; amino-acid sequence: MALSDSDRAVVVEELDRDPTAAEAALFENLWSEHCSYRSSRPLLGRFESDGEHVVVPPGDDAGVVALPEDEDTYLAMGIESHNHPSFVDPYDGAATGVGGIVRDILSMGAFPIALTDSLYFGDFEREHSRYLLDGVVEGISDYGNSIGVPTVAGSTTFHEDYEENPLVNVACVGMLSADRLITAEAQAAGNNLVLVGASTGRDGLGGASFASEDIAEDAETEDRSAVQVGNPYREKLLIETNEALIEEDLVESARDLGAAGLGGASSELVAKGGFGADIDLDDVPQREPNMTATEILLSESQERIVYEVTDEHVARVQELAERYDLEAAVIGEVTEDPNYTCTRDGEVAVDVPAEFVGEGAPLADLAVVEPEQPETDRPGVDLADAVETVLASPNTASKRWVYRQYDHEVQVRTAMRPGDDAALLALREARADRRSAERSSGDSRETATGLAISAGADPNWTDAAPYEGAFAAGLENATNIAAKGATPLAAVDCLNAGNPEKPEVYGEFAGIVDGLSDVCSDLSVPVVGGNVSLYNDSSTGPIPPTPTLTMVGTKPGFSAPPMSLSGEGTLVLVGDLALGGDAEVRLGGSELLAEGGSDRFPELPDDPATFIETLADVADHEDTLAVHDVSHGGLAVTLAEMIHDNAGADVTIDAADPVGALCHEQPGRAVIETTDPAAVEAAFDGVAPVVEIGEADDSGTLDLSVSEESVSYDAAAIADLRSVLEDELD
- a CDS encoding SLC13 family permease — encoded protein: MAVAGIPFEATLVFGLIGVALVLFVSEVIPNDVTAIGVIVALAALGPTIGLTPRDAIAGFANPATITIVAMYMLSAGIQNTGIVQRLGVSLAGFVRGDEGRALLATVGTTGPIAGFVNNTPVVAVFIPMITDLAEQSDVSPSKLLLPLSYAAILGGTLTLVGTSTNILASDFTRQLIPGRNGIGMFEFTPLGVLILVVGLAYLLTIGRRLTPARIPVDADLVSAFDLEEHLSQVRVPAGSSLLDERVADVDAREDVPVDVLQLRRNGEAYAVPDTDQRIAAGDVLVVNGPRTDVTRFRDAFDLRRLVREDVSDGTFDDSPTGNTLATAVVPDDSTYVGETLAEARLEEFHRTTVLAVRRGRELIRGDLDSVTVSPGDLLLVRLSPTAIEYFAESGDLVVTEESASGRIDEVEPQAAAPLSPKTPLAVAIMASVIGAAALNLLPIVIAALGGVFAMIVTGCLSPSDAYDAVSWNIVFLLAGVIPLGFAMEATGGATVLADALVATEAFLPLVLVMLLFYLFTGLLANVITPVATIVLMIPVAVDAAGQMGADPFSFLLAVMFASATSFMTPVGYQTNLMVYGPGGYRFSDFLKVGGPLQLLLAVVTTVGIATMWGLT
- a CDS encoding metallophosphoesterase family protein — encoded protein: MDEDVIPQREHDETMGEVHGSNAYNRTANNDGNATSGAGGDDDTVYYAISDLHIGGDEQLEHVEFLEELLAFLRRLEATDETAELVINGDAFGLWEFTTLEGIEKFDALVERYPALFEQLRATGESVQITLLPGNHDHELAAYDAYVERFAEYNVALVQEQSLTRPVGDRAIHFEHGNQRDPNNRFEDFGNPHEKPLGYHYNTLVTSRAGQVSARGRRNWLKDIQAVTPTERVPVWFLSKYFYNEMHPLLRYAAVPFLLLFNLSAIVAIAVGLDLVGVWSLPTETVEGAFGRFGSAGAFAFSLLAINVAIVGILVLVWIPLRFILQDFKRTIDRFGLVETEFTVDPSEPYRAAATDVFESDPETAVFCYGHTHRPAVDEHDGRLIVNTGTWLKRFHRRPVIAGLLPPVFHPTFRLSIVRIAAEDEGVAVEYETMDKPDPAKTDLTFTERLLTVGRVPDPTIPDRVVATDTQTTSTSPDE
- a CDS encoding LeuA family protein, producing MRTRLRRNPRRIEFFQGTLDSTSEITDARIFDTTLRDGEQTPRTSFSYEDKREIAAVLDEMGTHVIEAGFPVNSDAEFEAVRDIAESTTTTTCGLARVVEEDIEAALESGVELVHVFVSTSDIQLADSMHASREDAKQRAVESVERVVEAGVDVMFSPMDATRTDEDFLIDVVEAVTEAGTDWINIPDTTGVATPGRFQEMVGNVVAHTDARVDVHTHDDFGLATANALSGYEAGGAQAQVSVNGIGERAGNAAYEEVVMALESLYDVDTGIDTTRITELSRLIEEKSGVDTPGNKPVVGENAFSHESGIHAAGVIENSDTFEPGVMTPEMVGAERELVLGKHTGQHSVRERLLEAGYDPTEEEVRTVTRRVKEYGAEKNRITMDVLERFARDVDVDRAREEVSA
- the ilvB gene encoding biosynthetic-type acetolactate synthase large subunit — its product is MSERTTITDADEATDEDESHRTATTGAESVVIALEKAGVEKAFGVQGGAIMPVYDALYDSSIEHFTMAHEQGAAHAADAYGIVSGEPGVAFATSGPGATNLVTGIADASMDSDPLIALTGQVATDFVGNDAFQETDTVGITQPVTKNNYFAGDVETVGDDVGEAFALAEAGRQGPTLVDLPKDTTKADLDVQPGEAETPDTYNPPEKADEVVVEAAAEALQAAEKPVILSGGGVIKGEATDELRAFARTYDIPVITTMPGLGTFPETDDLSLGMAGMHGTGTANMAITNCDVLLGVGTRFDDRLTGGVETFAPDAEVIHAEIDPAEINKNIEADYPLLGDAERVLEQLDDAMTAAPDAETWREQCDTWKAEYPLDYEMPEDEPLKPQYIVERFDELADDDAIITTGVGQHQMWAAQFWTYTEPRTWVSSNGLGTMGYGVPSAIGAKTAAPDTEVITFDGDGSFLMTMQELSVAVRENLDITYVILNNEAIGMVRQWQDGFYEGRRMASEYQWVPEFDMLAEAFGARGFRLEEYDEVDDVIEAARAYDGPAVIDAIIDPGEDVYPMVPSGGDNGLFALSNEQLNNL
- the ilvN gene encoding acetolactate synthase small subunit, with product MSSGELPGPAPDERMRPEGRRNTQGIRIDPEAEATHQPRMAVLSALVKHEPGVLAEVSGLFSRRQFNIESLTVGPTTDDGVARMTIVIEEAEPGIEQAKKQLEKLVPTIAVEELQPEAMRRELALIKVAAEKPDDVQSVAEMYGGQAVDASTDAVTVEITGSKQKIDAAVEAFEQFHVEEVVRTGAAALERGAETMDANGYVSEE
- the ilvC gene encoding ketol-acid reductoisomerase; translated protein: MTDEFDTTVYDDDDADESYLEDATVAVLGFGSQGHAHAQNLDDSGVDVVVGLPEGNEDRPVAEDAGLPVETPPEAAAEGDIVVMLVPDNVQPVVYDDIEDALEPGDTLQFAHGFNIHYGQIEPPEGVDVTMVAPKSPGHLVRRTYQRGEGTPGLVAVEQDESGEAREEALAYAKAIGCTRAGVIETTFREETETDLFGEQAVLCGGVTEMMKVGYETLVDAGYSPEMAYFEVLNELKLIVDLVYEGGLMEMWNSVSDTAEYGGLTRGEYVIDESAREGMEQILEEVQNGEFAKEWISENQTNRPSYKQLREAEGNHEIEDVGERLRELFAWDEEAE